The Devosia sp. A16 genome includes a window with the following:
- a CDS encoding helicase HerA-like domain-containing protein — MLLPDKIYLGQSARPEYLALKYGNRHGLVTGATGTGKTVTLQSIAEGFSAAGVPVFAADIKGDLSGIANMGKMLDWQVKRAQEIGFTDYAPDKFPTIFWDLFGRQGHPVRTTISEMGPLLLSRILDLNDTQEGVLNIAFKYADDNGLLLLDLKDLRALLVEIANNAKDISVQYGNVASATVGAVQRALLVLEQQGGDQFFGERALDIRDLMRTTTDGKGYVSILAADELMRAPRLYATFLLWLMSELFEVLPEVGDPDKPKLVFFFDEAHLLFDDAPKALVDKVEQVVKLVRSKGVGVYFVTQNPVDIPDSVLAQLSNRVQHALRAYTPKEQKAVRMAADSFRPNPAFSTAEVITQLGTGEALVSVLEDKGVPSIVGRTLIRPPSGQVGPLLPEERRAVIANSPVAGVYDTVVDRESAFEVLTKKTQERQASEAAAKQAELDARQAQADAKAAAAQERADRAAQPRRSTRQTPTEAAITSFSRTMANGLGKALLRGILGGLTRGR, encoded by the coding sequence ATGCTCCTTCCCGACAAGATCTATCTCGGTCAAAGCGCGCGTCCGGAGTACCTGGCGCTCAAATACGGCAACCGGCACGGGCTGGTGACCGGCGCTACGGGCACCGGCAAGACCGTGACGCTGCAGTCGATCGCCGAGGGCTTTTCGGCCGCCGGCGTCCCGGTGTTCGCCGCCGACATCAAGGGCGATCTTTCGGGCATCGCCAACATGGGCAAGATGCTCGATTGGCAGGTGAAGCGGGCTCAGGAGATCGGTTTCACCGACTATGCCCCGGACAAGTTTCCCACCATCTTCTGGGATCTGTTCGGCCGGCAGGGACACCCGGTGCGGACCACCATCTCCGAAATGGGGCCGCTGTTGCTGAGCCGCATCCTCGACCTCAACGATACCCAGGAAGGCGTGCTGAACATTGCCTTCAAATATGCCGACGACAACGGCCTGCTGCTGCTCGATCTGAAGGATCTGCGCGCGCTTCTGGTGGAAATCGCCAACAACGCCAAGGACATCTCGGTCCAGTACGGCAACGTCGCCTCCGCTACCGTGGGCGCCGTGCAGCGCGCCCTGCTGGTGCTCGAGCAGCAGGGGGGCGATCAGTTCTTCGGGGAGCGGGCGCTCGACATCCGCGACCTGATGCGCACCACCACCGACGGCAAGGGCTATGTCTCGATCCTTGCCGCGGACGAACTGATGCGGGCGCCCCGGCTCTACGCGACCTTCCTGTTGTGGCTGATGTCGGAGCTGTTCGAAGTGTTGCCGGAAGTGGGTGATCCCGACAAGCCCAAGCTGGTGTTCTTCTTCGACGAAGCCCACCTGCTGTTCGACGATGCGCCCAAGGCGCTGGTCGACAAGGTGGAGCAGGTGGTCAAGCTGGTGCGCTCCAAGGGCGTCGGGGTGTATTTCGTGACCCAGAATCCGGTCGATATTCCGGATTCGGTGCTCGCCCAGTTGTCGAACCGCGTGCAGCACGCCCTGAGGGCTTATACTCCCAAGGAGCAGAAGGCGGTGCGGATGGCGGCGGACTCGTTCCGCCCCAACCCGGCCTTTTCCACTGCCGAGGTGATCACCCAGCTCGGCACCGGCGAGGCGCTGGTTTCCGTGCTCGAAGACAAGGGCGTGCCCTCGATCGTCGGCCGGACCCTGATCCGGCCGCCGTCGGGCCAGGTCGGACCGCTCCTGCCTGAGGAGCGTCGCGCAGTGATCGCCAATTCGCCGGTAGCCGGGGTCTACGACACGGTGGTCGACCGCGAGTCGGCGTTCGAGGTCCTGACCAAGAAGACCCAGGAGCGCCAGGCCAGCGAGGCCGCGGCCAAGCAGGCCGAGCTCGACGCCAGGCAGGCGCAGGCCGACGCCAAGGCGGCGGCGGCGCAGGAACGCGCCGATCGTGCCGCCCAGCCGCGCCGCTCGACCCGGCAGACCCCGACCGAGGCGGCGATCACCTCGTTCAGCCGCACCATGGCGAACGGCCTCGGCAAGGCGCTGCTGCGCGGGATCCTCGGTGGCCTCACTCGTGGCCGCTAA
- a CDS encoding asparaginase: protein MDANPILIEQTRGNFVENRHRGAFVISDADGNVIAASGDIARPVFPRSAIKSMQALAMVTSGAIDRFGLSDEELALACASHHGEDIHVDGVTHFLGHIGLSAGDLECGAHQPSNGKAREALRAHGLEPSQLHNNCSGKHSGMLSVARALGVDTHDYVTRGHPVQVAVRKAVETVIGEPLSEDRCGTDGCSIPTWAAPLSAFARGFARMATGIGLPVEIAGAATRIFDAATTHPLLVAGTGHLDTLVMEAFGGRVMQKGGAEGVQCGAIRDKGWGYALKIDDGNMLASQTLVANLLLRFADPNAGERAVLEKFARQVVRNVRGFEVGEMRAAR from the coding sequence TTGGACGCCAACCCCATCCTCATCGAGCAGACACGCGGCAATTTCGTCGAGAACCGCCATCGCGGCGCCTTCGTGATTTCCGACGCCGACGGCAATGTCATCGCAGCGTCAGGCGACATTGCGCGACCGGTCTTTCCGCGTTCGGCGATCAAGTCGATGCAGGCGCTGGCCATGGTCACTTCCGGCGCCATCGACCGTTTCGGCCTGAGCGATGAGGAACTGGCGCTGGCCTGCGCCTCGCACCACGGCGAAGACATCCATGTCGACGGGGTCACCCATTTCCTCGGCCACATCGGCCTGAGCGCCGGCGACCTCGAGTGCGGCGCGCATCAGCCGAGCAACGGCAAGGCGCGTGAGGCGCTGCGGGCGCATGGGCTGGAGCCGAGCCAGTTGCACAACAACTGTTCGGGAAAGCATTCCGGCATGCTGAGCGTGGCGCGGGCGCTGGGCGTCGATACCCATGACTACGTAACGCGCGGCCACCCGGTACAGGTAGCGGTGCGCAAGGCGGTCGAGACGGTCATCGGCGAGCCGTTGAGCGAGGACCGGTGCGGCACCGACGGCTGCTCCATCCCCACCTGGGCGGCGCCGCTTTCCGCCTTTGCGCGCGGTTTCGCCAGAATGGCGACGGGCATCGGCCTGCCGGTCGAGATCGCCGGCGCCGCGACCCGCATCTTCGATGCCGCGACGACCCATCCGCTGCTGGTGGCCGGCACCGGCCACCTCGACACCCTGGTGATGGAAGCCTTTGGTGGTCGCGTCATGCAGAAAGGCGGGGCCGAGGGCGTGCAGTGCGGGGCCATCCGCGACAAGGGTTGGGGCTACGCGCTGAAGATCGACGACGGCAACATGCTGGCGAGCCAGACCCTTGTCGCCAACCTGCTGCTGCGCTTTGCCGACCCGAACGCCGGTGAGCGCGCCGTGCTGGAAAAGTTCGCCCGTCAGGTGGTGCGCAATGTTCGGGGTTTCGAGGTTGGCGAGATGCGCGCCGCCCGGTGA
- a CDS encoding response regulator: MAEPVRTIAVLVANPALSSILSMVLASIPSFRVRPFESELALITYMRLAPVDVVVIDFDSASARADRVSRDLRADESIPQHDYQVIALASVVSPETKSLCIASGIDEVIVKPMSPKYLLERVQSRLARRAASRSGNRQARPLPGRRPDFSQYGNVIPLWTRERPLPTH, translated from the coding sequence TTGGCCGAACCAGTCCGCACCATAGCTGTCCTTGTCGCGAACCCGGCGCTGAGCTCCATTCTGAGCATGGTCCTGGCTTCGATTCCGAGCTTCCGGGTGCGTCCCTTCGAGTCGGAGCTGGCGCTGATCACGTATATGCGGCTTGCCCCGGTCGATGTCGTGGTGATCGATTTCGACAGCGCGTCGGCGCGGGCCGACCGGGTCAGCCGGGATCTCCGCGCCGACGAGAGCATCCCGCAACACGACTACCAGGTGATTGCGCTCGCCAGCGTCGTTTCGCCCGAGACCAAGTCGCTGTGCATCGCCTCGGGCATCGACGAGGTGATCGTCAAGCCGATGTCGCCGAAGTACCTGTTGGAGCGGGTGCAATCCCGGCTGGCGCGGCGCGCAGCGAGCCGTAGCGGCAATCGCCAGGCGCGGCCCCTGCCGGGCCGCCGCCCGGACTTCTCGCAGTACGGCAACGTCATTCCGCTGTGGACGCGTGAGCGACCGCTGCCGACGCACTGA
- a CDS encoding NAD-dependent epimerase/dehydratase family protein, whose translation MAKVLVTGGSGKLGRAVLKDLVTNGYSVLNVDQTLPRDPICPTVRIDLTDFGQVAQAILGGVDERRGPFDAVVHLAAIPAPGLFANSRTVANNVPTSYNVFEACRLAGVKNVVFASSETVLGLPFETPPPYVPVDEEYFPRPETAYSLGKLLDETMAAQFCRWDPELKMVGLRFSNVMDVEDYKAFPAFDADPKLRKWNLWGYIDARDGAQAVRRGVEAEFKGFEAFIIANQDTVMSRSNMSLMAEVFPKVPHKRELSQNGTLLSIDKARRMLDYNPQHSWRNHV comes from the coding sequence ATGGCCAAGGTGCTGGTGACGGGCGGCAGCGGCAAGCTCGGCAGGGCCGTGCTCAAGGATCTGGTGACCAACGGCTATTCGGTTCTGAACGTCGACCAGACGCTGCCCCGCGACCCGATCTGCCCGACGGTCCGTATCGACCTCACGGATTTCGGCCAGGTGGCGCAGGCGATCCTCGGCGGCGTCGACGAGCGGCGTGGTCCGTTCGATGCGGTCGTGCATCTCGCCGCCATCCCGGCGCCGGGCCTGTTCGCCAATAGCCGCACCGTCGCCAACAATGTGCCCACCAGCTACAACGTGTTCGAGGCGTGCCGGCTGGCCGGGGTGAAGAATGTGGTGTTCGCCTCCAGCGAAACGGTGCTCGGGCTGCCCTTCGAGACACCCCCACCCTATGTCCCCGTTGACGAGGAGTATTTCCCTCGTCCGGAGACGGCCTATTCGCTGGGCAAGCTGCTCGACGAAACCATGGCAGCGCAGTTCTGCCGCTGGGATCCGGAGCTGAAAATGGTCGGGCTGCGGTTCTCCAACGTCATGGATGTGGAGGACTACAAGGCGTTCCCGGCCTTCGACGCCGACCCCAAGCTGCGGAAATGGAACCTCTGGGGCTATATCGATGCGCGCGACGGCGCGCAGGCGGTGCGCCGGGGCGTCGAGGCCGAGTTCAAGGGCTTCGAGGCCTTCATCATCGCAAACCAGGATACGGTGATGAGCCGCTCCAACATGTCTCTCATGGCGGAGGTGTTTCCCAAGGTGCCGCACAAGCGCGAGCTCAGCCAGAACGGCACCCTGCTGTCGATCGACAAGGCGCGGCGGATGCTCGACTACAATCCGCAGCACAGCTGGCGGAACCACGTCTGA
- a CDS encoding winged helix-turn-helix transcriptional regulator translates to MNDSTPILTRPRRRARRTGCAVEVTLSVIGGLWKPVILFHLLGGKLRFNALCRMVPNATARMVTLQLRELERDGVINRIVYPEVPPRVEYELTDLGRSLEPVLLSMRNWGMGFSSDEEREHLHICP, encoded by the coding sequence ATGAATGATAGCACCCCTATCCTGACCCGCCCGCGCCGCCGGGCCCGCCGCACCGGTTGTGCAGTGGAAGTGACGCTTTCGGTCATCGGAGGTCTGTGGAAGCCGGTGATCCTGTTTCACCTGCTCGGCGGCAAGTTGCGCTTCAACGCGCTGTGCCGGATGGTGCCCAACGCGACGGCGCGCATGGTGACGCTGCAACTGCGCGAACTGGAGCGGGACGGGGTGATCAATCGCATCGTCTATCCAGAAGTGCCCCCACGGGTCGAATATGAGCTGACGGACCTGGGCCGTTCGCTCGAGCCGGTCCTGCTCAGCATGCGGAACTGGGGGATGGGCTTCAGCTCGGACGAGGAGCGCGAGCACCTCCATATTTGCCCCTAG
- a CDS encoding sugar phosphate isomerase/epimerase family protein, translating into MAIRLGGHGLSVDSEDPYAFARAHRAFGYGAAYVPEVSLDDRDRLTAIEAAFAAENVVLAEIGIWRNLVSPDDAVRKANLGYAVERLAIADAVGAGCAVSYIGSFRAGTDYAPAAENMRPEAFDACVETVRYLLDTVKPTRAKFALEMMQYSLPDSVDSYVELIRAVDRPMFGAHFDPVNLIMTPRVYFDNGALIRECFDKLGQWVVSCHAKDIKLHHQAALHLDEVQIGEGALDYRTYLGELARMPREVPLMLEHLKGDDYAVARDRIFAVGDAAGIAFAVRP; encoded by the coding sequence ATGGCCATCCGACTGGGCGGGCACGGCCTTTCCGTCGACAGCGAGGATCCCTACGCCTTTGCCCGGGCGCATCGCGCGTTCGGGTACGGCGCGGCTTATGTGCCGGAGGTGAGCCTCGACGATCGCGACCGGCTCACGGCAATCGAAGCGGCCTTCGCGGCCGAGAACGTGGTCTTGGCGGAGATCGGCATCTGGCGCAACCTCGTCTCGCCCGACGATGCGGTGCGCAAGGCCAACCTCGGCTATGCTGTCGAGCGCCTCGCCATTGCCGACGCCGTCGGCGCGGGCTGTGCAGTCAGCTATATCGGTTCGTTCCGCGCCGGCACCGACTATGCGCCGGCTGCCGAGAACATGCGCCCCGAGGCGTTCGACGCCTGCGTCGAGACGGTCCGCTACCTGCTCGATACGGTGAAGCCGACCCGCGCCAAATTTGCGCTCGAGATGATGCAGTATTCGCTGCCCGACAGCGTCGACAGCTATGTCGAACTGATCCGCGCCGTCGACCGGCCGATGTTCGGAGCGCATTTCGACCCGGTGAACCTGATCATGACGCCGCGGGTGTATTTCGATAACGGCGCACTGATCCGCGAGTGCTTCGACAAGCTCGGCCAATGGGTGGTGTCGTGCCACGCCAAGGACATCAAGCTGCACCACCAGGCGGCGCTGCATCTCGATGAGGTGCAGATCGGCGAGGGGGCGCTCGACTACCGCACCTATCTCGGCGAACTCGCCCGGATGCCGCGCGAGGTGCCACTGATGCTCGAGCACCTGAAGGGCGACGACTATGCCGTGGCGCGTGATCGCATTTTCGCGGTCGGCGATGCGGCCGGCATCGCGTTCGCCGTGCGCCCATGA
- a CDS encoding TIGR03808 family TAT-translocated repetitive protein, which translates to MRLSRRHILVGLAALPFVGGVRAQSLDSTTLNLSPGSLDDQSGPMQEALLRAAAEGRPLFLPSGSYYVQNLQVPSNVVVTGIPGGTILAAAGEAPVFRIAGSAHVSFAGVTFTRGNGGPSGADRGLVEIEASDHVTLSNCSFVGGAANGLAVRDAGADIEDCDFTGHALAAIFSVDGRGLNITTNRVTKCGNGGFLIWGSKPRHDGSLITGNTITGIGATNGGNGQNGNGISIFRCNDVIVANNQITDCRFTAVRLNSTGNVAVTGNVCRNSGEVAIFSEFAFSGSVISNNIVDGAAGGISITNLDSGGRLAVCSGNIVRNIRSRSDVNPDARPFGIYAEAETSISGNSIDNVPGVGILAGRGTFLRDVIIADNVLYATGTGIGVSVVKNPSPGPVTITGNIVNAPLEHAIVGMEGDRVVSEDLVQDAAKYPHVTLAGNSVTR; encoded by the coding sequence ATGCGTCTGAGCCGCCGTCACATTCTCGTCGGACTTGCCGCCCTGCCGTTCGTCGGCGGGGTCAGGGCGCAGTCGCTCGACTCGACGACGCTGAACCTCAGCCCAGGCAGCCTCGACGACCAGAGCGGACCGATGCAGGAAGCGCTGCTGCGCGCCGCTGCCGAAGGCCGGCCATTGTTCCTGCCTTCCGGCAGCTACTACGTGCAGAACCTGCAGGTGCCGAGCAATGTCGTGGTCACCGGAATTCCCGGCGGCACCATCCTCGCGGCGGCCGGCGAGGCGCCGGTATTCCGTATCGCCGGCAGCGCCCATGTCAGCTTCGCCGGCGTCACTTTCACCCGCGGCAATGGCGGCCCCTCGGGCGCCGATCGCGGGCTGGTGGAGATCGAAGCGAGCGATCATGTCACGCTGAGCAACTGCAGTTTCGTCGGCGGGGCGGCCAACGGCCTCGCCGTTCGTGATGCGGGCGCCGATATCGAGGATTGCGATTTCACCGGGCACGCGCTGGCCGCGATCTTCTCGGTCGATGGACGTGGACTGAACATCACCACCAACCGCGTCACCAAGTGCGGCAATGGCGGTTTCCTGATCTGGGGCAGCAAGCCGCGTCACGACGGCTCGCTCATCACCGGCAACACCATCACCGGCATCGGCGCGACCAATGGCGGCAACGGCCAGAACGGCAATGGCATCAGCATCTTCCGCTGCAACGACGTGATCGTCGCCAACAACCAGATCACCGATTGCCGGTTCACCGCGGTGCGGCTCAATTCGACCGGCAATGTCGCCGTCACCGGCAATGTCTGCCGCAATTCCGGCGAGGTGGCGATCTTCTCCGAGTTTGCCTTCTCAGGCTCGGTCATCTCCAACAACATCGTCGATGGCGCTGCCGGCGGCATTTCGATCACCAACCTCGATTCCGGCGGGCGGCTCGCGGTCTGCTCGGGCAACATCGTGCGCAACATCCGCTCGCGCTCGGACGTGAACCCAGATGCGCGACCTTTCGGAATCTATGCCGAGGCAGAAACCAGCATCTCCGGCAACAGCATCGACAATGTTCCGGGGGTCGGCATCCTCGCCGGCCGCGGCACCTTCCTGCGCGATGTGATCATCGCCGACAACGTGCTTTACGCCACCGGCACCGGCATCGGCGTCAGCGTGGTGAAGAACCCCTCACCCGGCCCGGTCACCATCACCGGCAACATCGTCAACGCTCCGCTGGAGCACGCCATCGTCGGGATGGAAGGGGACCGGGTCGTCAGCGAAGATCTGGTGCAGGACGCCGCGAAATATCCGCACGTCACGCTCGCCGGCAATTCGGTGACCCGCTGA
- a CDS encoding superoxide dismutase, which translates to MAYELPPLPYAYDALGPYMSKETLEFHHDKHHQAYVTNATKLAEGKGLEVLALEDQVKEVFGKDPGLFNNLGQHYNHVHFWNWMKPNGGGGASKVPAALLKAIDSDLGGFDKFRADFINAGTTQFGSGWAWLSLKDGKLQVTKTANGESPLVHGNAKPLLGVDVWEHSYYIDYRNARPKYLEAWFDNLVNWEHVEFLFEEAK; encoded by the coding sequence ATGGCATACGAACTTCCCCCCCTGCCCTACGCCTATGACGCGCTCGGCCCGTACATGAGCAAAGAGACGCTCGAGTTCCACCACGACAAGCACCACCAGGCCTATGTCACCAACGCCACCAAGCTGGCCGAGGGCAAGGGTCTCGAAGTGCTGGCGCTCGAAGACCAGGTCAAGGAAGTGTTCGGCAAGGATCCGGGCCTGTTCAATAACCTGGGCCAGCACTACAACCACGTGCATTTCTGGAACTGGATGAAGCCCAATGGCGGCGGCGGTGCCTCCAAGGTACCGGCAGCCCTGCTCAAGGCGATCGATTCCGACCTGGGCGGCTTCGACAAGTTCCGCGCCGATTTCATCAATGCCGGCACCACCCAGTTCGGTTCGGGCTGGGCCTGGCTGTCGCTCAAGGACGGCAAGCTGCAGGTCACCAAGACCGCCAATGGCGAGTCGCCGCTGGTGCACGGCAACGCCAAGCCGCTGCTCGGCGTCGATGTGTGGGAGCACTCCTACTACATCGACTATCGCAACGCGCGCCCGAAATACCTCGAGGCCTGGTTCGACAACCTGGTGAACTGGGAACATGTCGAGTTCCTGTTCGAAGAAGCCAAATAA
- a CDS encoding SH3 domain-containing protein → MNRSHEKLLVATLAGLIIASAAVFAIQPAMAAGYDVEGPAHIVGVKKWDTLNVRKWPASYSQKIGEFQPKTSVWVERCIVSPQGGADWCLVEQQDTRGWVNAKFLKLAYDWDI, encoded by the coding sequence ATGAACAGATCTCATGAGAAGCTGCTGGTCGCGACCCTTGCCGGTCTGATCATCGCCAGCGCTGCCGTTTTCGCCATTCAGCCCGCCATGGCTGCCGGTTACGACGTCGAGGGCCCGGCCCACATCGTTGGCGTCAAGAAATGGGACACCCTCAATGTCCGCAAGTGGCCGGCCTCTTATTCGCAGAAGATCGGCGAGTTCCAGCCCAAGACCTCGGTCTGGGTGGAGCGCTGCATCGTCTCTCCGCAGGGCGGTGCCGACTGGTGCCTGGTCGAGCAGCAGGACACCCGCGGTTGGGTGAACGCCAAGTTCCTGAAACTCGCCTACGACTGGGACATCTGA
- a CDS encoding NADPH:quinone reductase, with protein sequence MKAAWFSTKGAARDVLQVGELPTPQPGPGEVLIRVRASGVNPSDTKGRSGSGAPAFAKVVPNQDGAGEIVAVGSPELDHRIGERVWFYESQLGRWNGSAAEYTTLPAWKAVHLPDSVSFDEGACLGIPAMTAYRCVFVDGPVTGKTVFVSGGAGAVGRYAIQFAKLGGARVIASVGNDAAAASATAAGADLVLNRHTDDLPARVAAFTGDSKGRGVDRFIEVAFGANLELIGRTLAPNGVVATYASDSVPQPTLPFWPMIFLDATIRFVLVYVMPAEAHREAAAGINAALEANQLTHQIGRVLTLDDIVAAHEAVELGEPGKTIISLG encoded by the coding sequence ATGAAAGCTGCCTGGTTTTCCACCAAGGGTGCCGCCCGCGACGTATTGCAGGTCGGCGAGTTGCCCACGCCACAGCCGGGGCCCGGCGAAGTGCTGATCCGCGTCCGGGCCTCGGGGGTCAATCCCTCCGACACCAAGGGTCGCAGCGGCAGCGGCGCACCGGCTTTCGCGAAGGTCGTGCCCAATCAGGACGGCGCCGGTGAGATCGTCGCCGTGGGTTCGCCGGAGCTCGACCACCGGATCGGTGAGCGCGTCTGGTTCTATGAATCCCAGCTTGGCCGCTGGAACGGCTCAGCTGCCGAATATACGACGCTCCCCGCCTGGAAGGCTGTCCACCTGCCCGACAGCGTCAGCTTCGACGAGGGCGCCTGCCTCGGCATCCCCGCCATGACCGCCTATCGCTGTGTCTTCGTCGATGGTCCTGTCACTGGCAAAACCGTCTTTGTGTCCGGCGGTGCCGGCGCGGTCGGCCGCTACGCCATCCAGTTCGCCAAACTCGGCGGTGCCCGGGTCATCGCCTCGGTCGGCAATGATGCGGCCGCCGCGTCGGCCACGGCGGCCGGCGCCGATCTGGTCCTCAACCGCCATACCGATGATCTGCCCGCCCGGGTTGCCGCCTTCACCGGCGACAGCAAGGGCAGGGGCGTCGACCGCTTCATCGAAGTCGCCTTTGGCGCCAATCTCGAGCTGATCGGCAGGACTCTGGCGCCCAACGGCGTCGTCGCCACCTATGCCAGCGATAGCGTGCCTCAGCCCACCCTGCCGTTCTGGCCGATGATCTTTCTCGATGCCACCATCCGCTTCGTGCTGGTCTATGTGATGCCTGCCGAGGCCCACCGCGAAGCCGCTGCCGGCATCAACGCCGCGCTCGAGGCCAACCAGCTCACCCATCAGATCGGTCGCGTGCTGACCCTCGACGATATCGTTGCCGCTCACGAAGCCGTCGAACTCGGCGAACCCGGCAAGACGATCATTTCGCTGGGCTGA